Proteins co-encoded in one Streptomyces collinus Tu 365 genomic window:
- a CDS encoding glycoside hydrolase family 25 protein, which translates to MLTYGLDVSGEQSEDLPGSVAGVSFAFVKATEGHTYVSPVQKAQAASARKAGRTVGFYHFLWPGNISAQAEWFVTQCASVPGDILAVDWETTEAGTYASNKEKDAFLAAVKRLRPNHRIVLYCNTDFWFHHDSTSACGDGLWIADYTSAGRPRIEHPWKFHQYADGPSYDRDVYNGSAAQLHDWARGLL; encoded by the coding sequence ATGCTCACGTACGGACTCGACGTCTCGGGCGAACAGTCGGAAGATCTCCCCGGCTCGGTGGCGGGGGTGTCCTTCGCCTTCGTCAAGGCGACCGAGGGACACACCTACGTGTCCCCGGTGCAGAAGGCACAGGCGGCATCGGCCCGTAAGGCGGGCCGGACCGTGGGGTTCTATCACTTCCTGTGGCCCGGGAACATCTCGGCACAGGCCGAGTGGTTCGTGACGCAGTGCGCGAGCGTCCCCGGTGACATCCTGGCCGTGGACTGGGAGACCACCGAGGCCGGCACCTACGCGAGCAACAAGGAGAAGGACGCGTTCCTTGCGGCCGTCAAGCGGCTGCGCCCGAACCACCGGATCGTCCTGTACTGCAACACCGATTTCTGGTTCCACCACGACTCGACGTCCGCCTGTGGCGACGGCCTGTGGATCGCGGACTACACGAGCGCGGGCCGGCCCCGGATCGAGCACCCGTGGAAGTTCCATCAGTACGCGGACGGCCCGAGCTACGACCGGGACGTCTACAACGGC
- a CDS encoding lytic transglycosylase domain-containing protein, with protein MPASTEDAFLWAIRQMESGGNYKAHNPGGALGAYQVMPEHLAGGNEWAGRVFGHSVTPQQFLNSRDMQDQMARVILGGYYQKYGAAGAAAAWFSGSPDPNSNASDGNTTVRNYVRTVLALMAKAPAGGVGSSGSSVSDGVLTTGKDASAANATQASYKDDPKCLIGMDIPLVGGVCLLTKGQARAIEGALLLIAGGIIASGGLIILAAYGLKSSGALEGVAKAAQVIPGAGGVAAKAAEASGALKAGPSSSSARRSKANQEQLRLNRERRAAENHARRKQRGQGPSAQSDDQGSSSSGSKAGGASASKGE; from the coding sequence ATGCCCGCGTCTACCGAGGATGCTTTTCTGTGGGCCATCCGACAGATGGAGTCGGGAGGCAACTACAAGGCGCACAACCCCGGTGGGGCCCTCGGCGCGTATCAGGTCATGCCCGAGCACCTGGCGGGCGGGAACGAGTGGGCGGGCCGCGTGTTCGGCCACTCCGTCACCCCTCAGCAGTTCCTCAACAGCAGGGACATGCAAGATCAGATGGCCCGCGTCATCCTCGGCGGGTACTACCAGAAGTACGGGGCCGCCGGGGCCGCCGCCGCGTGGTTCAGCGGGTCCCCGGACCCGAACAGCAACGCGTCCGACGGGAACACCACGGTCCGGAACTACGTGAGGACCGTGCTCGCGCTCATGGCGAAGGCCCCGGCCGGGGGCGTCGGCTCGTCCGGCTCGTCCGTCTCGGACGGTGTCCTGACCACCGGTAAGGACGCCTCGGCCGCGAACGCCACACAGGCGTCCTACAAGGACGATCCGAAGTGCCTGATCGGGATGGACATCCCTCTCGTGGGCGGCGTGTGCCTCCTGACCAAAGGCCAGGCGCGCGCCATCGAGGGCGCGCTGTTGCTCATCGCGGGCGGCATCATTGCGTCCGGTGGCCTGATCATCCTTGCGGCGTACGGACTCAAGTCTTCCGGCGCGCTCGAAGGCGTGGCGAAGGCGGCACAGGTGATCCCCGGGGCCGGCGGTGTGGCCGCGAAGGCGGCCGAAGCGTCCGGCGCGCTCAAGGCCGGGCCGTCGTCGTCGAGCGCCAGGCGCTCGAAGGCCAATCAGGAACAGCTCAGGCTCAACCGTGAGCGGCGGGCCGCCGAGAACCACGCGCGGCGGAAGCAGCGCGGACAGGGGCCCTCGGCTCAGTCCGACGATCAGGGCTCGTCGTCGTCCGGCTCGAAGGCCGGCGGAGCGTCCGCCAGCAAGGGGGAGTGA